CGATtccccggcgacgcggcggcggcgaacggcttcgGCCGTCGCTCGCTCTACGAGTGGGAGGCCTACCTCTTCTTCGAGGCCAACATCCCGGCGGCGCCGGACATGCGCGCCGGGCCGACGGGGTGGAGGCTCAGCAACAGGGGCGTCCCCATCCCCCCGGTGCCCGACGCCTACGCGCGCCCCGCCATCTTCGCCGCCGAGGTCGACCGCGTGCGGGCGTCCCTGACGGAGGAGCGCGCCCTCCCCcagtacgccgccgacaaccacgcGTCGTGGGCGGCGTACTTAAAGCGCCTGCAGGCGCAGAGGCTGGCGTCGACCAACGGGGCGCCGGTGGTGGGGGCACCAAGAACAGCGAGGGGCGTCGCCTATGGTGGGGCGTCCCCGGCCGCACCCTCCACGAGGTACTCCAATACCTCGAGGGCGGCAATGATCCGCCGCTGGCATACCTTGCCGCGaacgccgccccccccccccccccccccccccccccgccgccgaaGCGCCGGGCAATGGATGCCCAAGAGGTTCGGCTCCTCCTCTCAGTCCTCCTCCCATTCCTCCGGCTCGCCGGCGTTGTtcggcgtcaaggccgagcccgcaGTGGAGACGCCGCTCGGCCGACGCACCCGCAGCGCCGacatcgtcatcaacgagggcggcaggcgcgcctcctcctcggctcCTCCGCGCTACGTCaagccaaagacggagccggggctcgtcgccgtgaagacggagccggggctcaccgccgtgaagacggagccggggctcccCGTCGTGAAGACGGAGCCCGGGCTCGACGGCGGCGTCAAGGAGAAGCTCGACGACGACGCGGCCCTGAAGTGGGCGCGTGAAGACTGGGCGCGCACGGAGCTGGAGCTGGAGCGCCTCGCCTACGAGCGGTTCGAAGCTCGGCGTCGTGGCCGGGACGAGGGAGGCATCGTCGTCCtcgacgacagcgacgacgacgcgccgccgccaccggtccGCCAGGGCGACGCCGGGCAGGGGTCCAGCAGGGGCGGCCGCGTCAAGAAGGAGAAGGCCACCGACGACGACGAGGATGGGGCGACTTCGCCACGCTCAGCGACTTCTTCGCCCCTTAGTTGGGTATTTTTAAATAACTTATGTAAACGTCGAATATGTCGAATATATGTCAAGTTTGCCGAACTTTAGCCGAACGTTTTGTCCAATTTGCCGAACTTTGCCGAATTTTTTTTTAAACCCGCGTCTGGGGCGACCCTGGGGCCGGCGGCTGGGAACCCGCTCGCCCCCAATGCCAATTTTAGCGCCGGCTCGtccccaggcggcgattttacGCGTCCctgggggccaacggctggagatgctctgaaTCATGCATCTCAAACCATTTGCAACCAGGCAAAAGCACGCGAACTCGCGAGACGAATCAGCCAGGAAACACCCTTGTAGCTAGGCTCCCCATGACGCTAGACGGCTGGAGCAGCTGTTAGGGTCAAGGGGGTTGAATACACTGACAGAAGTGGTATGATTGGTCGGTAGAGCGGCCCATGGTAACACAGAGACAATGTACTCGCTCACCAGTTCTCTCGTACCTTCAAGGAGCAATATCATTCCCAGTTAAGTTCATGGTCTGAGTCTGCTAGCATTTAGATTTAGGAGTACAGGAACAGGAGTAGTACACATGCTGTTGTTGTGGACATGCCATGTAGACTGCTACCTTCAAGGAGCAATATCAGTTCCTGTTAAGTTCATGGTCCGCGTCTGCTAGCATTTAGATTTAGGAATACAGGAGCAGTACACATGCTGATCTTGTGGACATGCCAGGTAGATTGCTACCATACCGGCTGATGTAGGCATTTGAAATCCTACTATTCAcatctgaatttgtcttttttcaTAATGCACAATCAAATTTGCAATAGAAATTCAATCCATCCAACCAAAAACAGTACTTGCAAGTTGCATCCGCTGCGGAGAGGGGTCGAAGCGGATGACATCTCACATAGGCAGTTTCATTTCAAAATTCATCACGAGGAGATCAGAGAAGCGAATCACtcaactaataaaaataaaaaggaataaaaCGGTTTCATAGTACAGATGAATCTGGGATGGACGAACTGGACCACAAGAGATCACCCATGTCAGCCTGTCAGGGGCAGGACAAGCATCCACATGGGTAGTAGGTACGTATCACACAACTTGCAAAACCAGACCGACCACGCATCGCAGCACATGGCAAGCGGCACAGCGCCAGTGAAATAATACATACACACATTAGCATGAACTAAATAGCGAAACACTCACATGATGGCAGAATCATGCCACCACCAAACATGTCCATACATAATCATCTGACGCGCATACAAAAACagaacaccacacacacacacacctaaATCATCATCGCACAGCTGCTAGCTACCTCTACAGGTACAACCCGAATTATTGATTAGATTAGAAGAGCCTGTACGGGGAGGACGCGTCCAGCGGGTGGATGAGGtaggtgagcacaagggccaccAGCATCAGCACGTATGCGATGCCCTGGTCAATCGATGTGCCTGCGTGAAACAGAAACCAAATAAATAAATCAAGGGACCAGAATGAAGCTTGAAAAAAACAGGTTAGAAATAACAATTTGGTTTCATAAACGTCTAAACGGTTCTGGTGAAAAATAACTGAGTGTGCTTGAAAATGGAACTCAGAAAGTTCATCTGTCATCTTTGCCAATTGACCGACGACAAGAGCTACGACTTAACGGATGCCTAAAATTCTTAGCTGTCATGATGATGGGCAGCAGGGCTAATAGCATGTTTGTCACTTccatgttgcatggaaaacaaaaaataataCTAATATTTTGTGGGCATTAGAACAGGAAGGCCTGAAATTGATGACTCTAGTCAGACATTTACTTCCAGAATTTGAAGTCGCTTTCAAGAAAGCAAAATTCCTGACATCCTTGCAATAAAAGCGTAAACCAGGAGCTGCCAGGTATCATGTATTTCAATGGAAGCTACTCAAGGAAGCAGACCAAGGGTACCAGTTCTACAGGTGAAAGGGAAGTGCAAACCAACTCGGCTAGTACACCAGAAAGGAGGAAGACTAGATTCTTGACAGATGGACAGCAAACACCCTTCCTATATGGTTATCAATCATGCGAAGCATATGTGCCCATCAGTGAAATGCCATTTCGCGAACTTATCTTGTACAACGAATGGTTTCCACATTCCTTCTAATCGATTTTACGAAGAATATATTGCATCAAACATGTGTTAAACACTTGGCAAGAACAAAACCTGATAGAGACAGTTCCTCCTCACAGAcatactgatgaaattgaactttTTCAGCCTAGTGCATAAGTCAGTCACATTAATTTTGTGCAGCTAATTGTTTGTCAAGATATGCAAACTAACACGGCTACTTGACTTATTCAGCACAGTCCCATAAGCAGGACTGCAATCTGTAACCAGATGTCTCAGCCTCTACCAAATTGACATGTACCAGACTACCAGTAAGAGATGTCAAGTGTCATTAGATCATCGAAGTTCCAAAGCTGCAACTTTGAAGGGCTAGTGTAAAAAATGTCAAGATTTATAGAAAAATGGTTTTTTTGTTCAGGTGGAACTCTGAAGTGAGAAATGGGAACAAAATAAAGAATAGCATGCTCTGTCATTTTGTTGAATTGTTTATGAGCGTGACAATACTATTCAAGTCAAAAAATAGTCATGaaacgtatgtcgtttcgcagtGAAACAGCTTTTATTATACCAGGTGGGTCCTAAGAACGCGGGTTTTAACAAGCAGATCAATGGTTTCCCCACATGCAAGGGCAGGCAAATCGTATCTTGTCGAGTCTATTACCGCCGCGAGAGGATAGCAAGCGAAATGGAATGAGGACGCAAAACGAACCCCCGCAGAGGGGGGAATTCGCCGGTCAATGCCGGAAAACACAAgccacgggagagagagagagagaaaacagAGTGCGCGCAGGGGGGTTCTCACCGTCGCTggagggcgcgggcgcgggcggctGCACGGCGGCGGAGGCCGGCATTGCGATGCCGACGACCAGCACGGCCACCGCCACGAGGCCCACGGAGGTCCACGCCGCCATTTCCTTCCTCGGTTCGCCTCTCCTCCCTCGGTTCGCCTCTCGATGCCCTGGCCTCCCCTCCGCCCACCGCAGCGCACCCCCACACCGGAGGCGAGCAGTAGGAGGCTGGAGGAAGAGCAGCGAATCGCGCCCCTCGACAAATCCCTCCTCTCCCTCAAATCCCGGGCTTGGGAATGCGGCCAACGTGCGCGCGGCGCCTATATAGCGCCAGCTACAAGAAATGGTAACCGAGCGGGCGGCATCAGTCAGTGAGTGAAAGAAACGAGCAGCGCCCGTTGACAGGCGGGCCCGGGGCGAGCGCTGGTCCCGCGCGCAGCGGATCACCTCTGTGCGCGAGATTCGTGGGGACAGATTCGCCAGCCCCCGCCCCGCGGGCGGCACCCCGATCTGGCTGCTTGACGGGTGGGGTCGCTGGCCCGGGCTCCACCGGCAGCGGTTGAGCGGGCGTGGGAGTTGGTTGGGGTGGTGGGGAGGAGGTGGGGCCCGGCGGCATGTGAAACTGCTGCTGGGGTACGATGCCATGTCGCCCTTTGGGCTTTCTTTTTGCCTGACGCTGCGCCCACGCGGCCTCGTGCCAGGCTGTGGTGCGGAAACGGCAACTTGGCCGTTTGTTACTAGGTATGTTACCCAGTGGCGTTATTACTGGGCAGGGGCATGGTGGGGCCCGTTGTGGCAGCGCGCATGCGCGACGGTTGCGCTAGCATCCAGCCGGTGTGGCTCACACTCCGCCTCTGCGCTGTCGAACGCACACGGCTACGAGGCGTGCGCAGTGTTTCAGTGTATGACGTGCGGGCCATCCAGAGTCCGGTGGGTGTGGGTCGCGAACGACCAGCGTCCACATGCAAAAGCGCTTCTATATGTGCACCGAATATGCCACCACGTTATGCCGATGCATTTTTTTAGGGATCCCAAACTTTGAAACAACGTTTAAAGGGGGACACGGGTGTTCTGATCCCGAGCTCACGTGAGCTCGGGTAAACAGTAAattaaaaaaagtaaaaaataataTTATTATTGTGTGTGTGAAACATTGACATATGTTATAATAGTCCGTAAAATTTCAACACCAAATGACATTTTTGAAAAATCAAGAAAAAAACGATGCTCCAAGATGTTATTTTCAAACGCATTTTGAAGCAAcaattttgttttttcttttgccAGAATTTCCGCGAATGTCATCTGATGTTGAAATTTTGCAAGCTATAAAATTTTTTATCAATGTGTCACACAATTTTGGGAGGGGGGGGCgtgattttttgtttttttttattttactATTCACCCGAGCTCACATGAGCTCGGGAATAGAACATCACTTTCGATATAGAGAGGGTCAAGGGGGGATATTTGCCAGAAATGGCGACCCTATGGGAGCGCTACTAAAGATTTTACAAGGTGGTGTGCCTCCTGGTTCGAATCACGACCTTCGAATATAAAATCACATCTCTCGAAATTGGCTCTTCTTTTTCAATTTTCTTCACCGTTGTAATTGAGGGCCTCCCAACCCTTTGTTGATGTCCTCCATCACTGGCTTGCAATCGCATGTGATCTTCAAACGGTTCAAAGACAAATCATCAGCTACTCTATAGGAGGGAAATAGGTTGACATGTGGGCCAACTTGTTATGGGGCCCACACATTATCCACTCAAGAGATTCAAACGTGTGTGCAAAGATTGTCTAAGGGGCCAGTCTTTTTGTCATGCCAACCATAAACTCCAAAAGAACTATCCCTAAGAACAACTCTAACTAGAGAGATTCAAACATATGTGTGCGCAGATTGTCTAAAAGCAACTCTAGCAAAGTCGTCATATGGCGGCCTTCATAATTTATATGGAGCGTGCACATGAAGTATGCGGAGGCAACATGCAAATAAGAGTTTAAAAAAATCTCCATAACCGTGGAACCCACTAATCAAAAGGACATTATTTTTCCCAACATCTCTCTCATGCCACATGAGATTAGAGGCCACCTGAAGTTTCATTAGCATCACATGTACTTTACTTGCAACTGTCATATGAAGTGCCCTTCAAAAGGCAGCCCCAAACACCATATGTGGCGACTGAGAGGCCAGATATGGAAGACGCTCCATAAATTATGGCAATCTTGTCAAGTATGATAACTCCGCTAGAGTGCCTTTTTTGATCAAAATTGTCATAATAGCGGTTATTATGACGATCAGTTGTTTTGGTTTTTTGTGTGTGTTGGCGACTCTGCTAGATTTTGTGTTGTTGTTTTTTGTGTCATTGTAGCATGAAAAGGTGCAAGATTCATATTTTTGGACCAGTTGTGTTCCATCATTATGAAGAAAAGGGCATGAATACGGTGCGACCATTCATCCCATGATCCCTCTAGCGCAGGATGTTCACGCTGGAAGGAGCCGGTGTGCAAAAGATCTCCTTCGCTCTAGGAGGAGCTCCATGCGATGATGAGCGTGTACGCGAGTCATGATGGATTCGAGCAGTAGCAAGCAAATGATTGTGTTCACGTTGGGAGAGCTTCTGCGGCAACAAAAGTGAAAGAGAGTTGTGAAAGATTCGGGCGACAACAAGCGGATGATTGTGTTCGTGTTTAGAGGAGCTCTGAGCGATGATGAGCTTGAGACATGACAGATTCGGGTAGCAACGTGCGAACTGCGAAGAGAACCTCGCTAGGATCTGGGCCCCACTCCTCAGATCCTAAAGTCTTTCGCACCTCCTAACCTTCCCCACCTTCTTTCTTCCAAAGCAAAAAAACTCTCCATCTTGCAACTGTCCTTCCCATTTGGCCCCTTCTCTCCATGGTCGCCTCTCGACTAAGGAGTTGATCAGCCGGCATCCATCTACTCACAAGGATCGACCGAAAAATTGGCCCGGTCTGAGGTAAtctctcctcctcccctctccaTGTCCAAGTTCCTCCTTTCCCATCATGAATTGCCAAGCAAGGTTGGGGGAATTGCCCGCCCCGTGAACAAAAATGTATATGTGATTAATTTTTTGGTTTTGAGCACAAAAAAGTTGCCACGAATGATAATATGAAGTTGCCATGTGATGTGGATTGCTGAAAGTGTGATTATGTCCTTAATCATAATTTGATTTGATGACAATGTACTTATAGGGGGGCTAATATGTTTGCGAAGTAAATCAAGTTCTTCTCCTGAAAGACTGTCCTTTCCTCGCTTGTTATTGTGATATCAATGAAAGAAAGCTGGATACTGACTTCTTCCCAAGAGCTCTATCTTCTTTCTGCAATGGAATCGGCTTAAGCTTGACCTTTTCTTTCATTTCCTATCATAGGGATATAAAAAGAAATCCAATTGCGTTTTTCTTAGTTTAGAATATCAAAAGACATCGCACAACTCGGTCTTAGGTTCAGAGTCGCTTTGTGGGAACTtcaagagagagaagagagatcATAGCTTAATATCAAAGGTCAGGTATCCATGGGGATACATCATGTTATGGATCATAGACCCCTCAAAATGTGAATGACTCGAGACACCTGTAACAATGGGAGAAGCTTAGCGTTTCTATTTTGTTCTTGATTTATAGTGATCCCACGCTATTAAAAGGGGGTCAAAGGGGGTGCAAAGGACAAGCTCAAGTCACAAACATTGCATTCCTATCTCTCAAAAATTTAATGTCAAAAAGACACCAAATAGCATATAAAACCATTGAAAAGGATCATTTACAATTGGTTGGACTATCCAACTAGGAAATGGTGATACACGAGAGACAAAAAAACCTAGTGAGACGCTGGTCGAGCTTTTTGAGCGAAGCCGGCTAGGGGTTGAGATAACACCTGGGTGCCCCAAAGTTTGTTCGGACGTTGGCAGGACAGCGCAGGTATTGTCTAGACGTTGGCCAGATAGTGTCGGTACCGTATATATGCACCCGTACTTTCCGACCCTGCTCCTTTGTCCTGACTGAGCGGCTGCTGGACCAACTCACTTTCCAACGGTCGGATTATTCGACCGTACGATTTCAGCCACAAAACGGCTAGTTTGCTATCCACCTATTGTTGGGGTTACTTACCACGGGTAGGGTCATACAAGGTGCATCCATACCAGATGAAGGTCCCACAACAACAAAACTACAAGACCCCAGGGCCATCATCCCAATCGGATACCAGCCACAAGTCATCCACTCGGACAAGACTTATTCACTCGGGTGCGACGGTTCCACTCGGCTATGTCTAATCCGTTCGGAAACCTCGTGATCACTCGGGTGAGGGAGGCAGACGGCCAACGTGGGATCCGGAGCGACGGGAGGCGCGTGTCTGCGTTTGTTACTAGTGATTAATGCTTCAGTTATCATATGTAGTGCTCACCATTAATTCCATCATCAAAACCCTCTATAATGTTGCTAGCTGAAGGGGCgccgcactctatataagccaacCCGTGGCACTTAGACAAGGGTTAGCATCCATTGTAATTCTCATACGCAAGAAGAACATGGCTCTAGAGCttgagacgtagggttgttacctcctccgagaggggCCCGAACTCGCAAATCCTTATGTCACACCTTCTTCGTAGCTAGGACCAGCCTCTGTTCGTACCCCTACTTCTTACTGTCAGATTAGTTCCCATGACACATATAAATACCCCTTCACCACTCCATGGAGATAAATCTGAGAAAGGTTCCTACCCACATTCCCACTCTAAATCAAAAAATTCTtgagagatttgagagagagatttCATGCAAGCATAAATCCACTCTTCATCTCACTTTTGACTAAAGAAATTCATGATTTAAGCAAGTTCCGATCATTTCCTCTTTGTTgttattactcttggaggttggagactcctaggcggtaggagttcTTATTAACCCAaaaagtttgtgaaggtttggagtccacctcaaggtctaccactagttgTTCATAATCTCATTTGTGGTGATATAtcagggagaatagggtgagacTTCGTGTTAACACCCATACCTCTAACAATGattagcttccctccaaggaagtgaacaccGAGATACATCCTTGTCTCAGTGTCTTTGGTTATCTCAAACCCTAGATCATTACTTCTGGTTTACTTTGGTTACTTTACCTTGCAAGCTTCATATAGGCTGTTTATCTCACCATAGCAATTTTTTAGGCATACCTTTATATCCCTCATAGCCTAAACTTGCAAATAATCAAAGTAAATTTGTAGTTGTCCCCATTTACACCCCCCCGATAggtcctgatacgtctccaacgtatttataatttttgattgttccatattgttatattatcattcttggatgttttacaatcattagcaactttatatcattttttgggactaacctattgacatagtgcccagtgccagttgctgttttttgcttgttttttttacttcgcaggaaatcaatactgTTAGAATACAACTTGTAATAGGATTAGGACTCCTACTCGGTTTGTAATAGGGCTAGGTCAGGTGCAGCTTGGCTCTTATATATACCTCTTGTACTGGCACAATATTGTATCAACAATTATTCAATAGTTATTCAATAGAATTCTACATGGTATCAGACTTTCGATCCCAGGGTATGGCTAACCcgccagccccgccgccgccgccgcccggctacttcgagtGGCGCGCGCCATCGTCGCCGCCAAGGTCGTCGCGgccacggcctcctcctcctctaccTCTACTCTAGCTCTACCCCCCACCAATACCACCTTCCATCTCCTTCATCGACACCATCTCTAATATTAGTCCCTACATCCCCGTAACCCTAGACCTCGCTACtcacaactactaccattggcGTCACCTCTTCGACGTCCACCTTGGGCGATGCAATCTCCGCTCTCACGTTGCCGACGACTCTCTTCCTAAACGTCATGATCCGCAATGGGTCAAGGATGATCTTGCCATTATTCAATGGATCTACATGCGAGTCTCCACAGAGATCTTCAATCTCGTCCACTATGACGGTGCCTCCGCCGCCGATTTATGGGCGGCCCTTCATCAGCTCTTCCAGGACAACGTCGACGCTCGCGCCAACAATCTTCACACCGAGCTTCAGAATACGGTGCAAGGTGATTCACCAGTCAGCGTCTACTGCCAACGCCTCAAGGCAATCGCGGATGAACTCCGCGAACTTGGTGATCCGATCGACGATCACCAGCTCATCAACGTCCTCCTCATCGGCCTCAGCGAGCGGTTCGATAAGCAGACCTCCTTCATCCCTATGATGCGTCCGCGTCTCTCCTTCGCCGAGGTTCGCTCGATGCTCCAATGGGCCGATCGTGCCCTAACTACGAAGGACTCCCGTCCTCAGGTCTTCACTGCTTCTCCTCGCCCACATGCGTTGACGCCGCCACCGCCATCTCCACCAACAGCACCTCCTCAACCATCCGGCTGGCGTTCAAGTCCCAACTACAGGGGAAAAAACCCTAGGCCGCCGTAGTTCCGCATGGCGCCCGCTCCTGCTCCGCCCCCGGCTCCACCAACTGCACCATCGCTGCCCCCGGCTTCATCAACcgcaccaccaccgccgcccggATGGCGCCCATCTCCTGATCCGTGGACAGGGCTAGTCCAGGCATGGCCTATGCCCTGGTCCGCCCCTACGCCATATGGTGCCCCACCTGCCTATACCGGTGGCTAGCAGCCCGGTGCTCGCCCTCACACCGGCGCGCCCGTCCTCGCGCCCCGACAGCCAACGGCCGCATACCACGCTGCTCCCTCCTACGCGCCACCGATCTACAACACCAGTCCTTATGCATCCTATGGCGCTCCATCGCCCCCCTACATGCAGCAGTACAATGATGGTGCCTCTCTCTTTACGCCGATGCCGGCCCTACTGCCGACGCCACCACACCCACAAGCTCCCATGACTACACCGGCCTCTACTTCGACTCTGAGCTGGGACCAAGCTGCTTTTCTACAAGCCATGAACAACTTTGCTACACAAGGGAACTGAGGTACGGATTGGATTTTCAATTCTGGTGCTTCTCttcatatgtctgcatctagtaatttGCTTTCCTCTTGCACTCCTTCGTCTTTTCCCTCTATTACTCTCGGTGATGGATCTTCCATTCCTATTTACTGTGTCGGACAGGCTCAAATCCAATGCCCAACTAAGCCTTTGCTTCTTCGTGATGTTCTTGTAGCTCCTGCTCTTATTAAAAATCTAATTTCTATTCGCCAAATCACCACTGATAATCATGTTTCTGTCGAGTTTGATCCCTTTGGTTTGTCTGTGAAGGACTACccgaccaaggccgagatcgctcgatTCAATAGCTCGCTGCTCCTCCAACATCTATGGTGGCCTCTGTTGATTTGTGGCACCAGCGTCTCGGCCATCCCAATAAAAATGTGTTATCCACACTTCTTAGTGAATTTTCAATACCTTGTAATAGAGATTCTCATAATTCTTCTATGTGTCAGTCATGTTAATTGGGCAAACATGTTCGCCTTCCCATTAGTTCCTCTCAATCCTCTAGTACTTTTCTTTTTGAATTACTTCATTGTGATCTCTGGACATCACCAATAGAAAGTGTATCTGGTTTTAAGTATTATCTCGTGATTCTTGATGATTTTACTCATTATGTTTGGACTTTTCCTTTACGCAACAAATCTGACGTACATAATATATACATTAACTTCCAGTGCTATGTCTCGGTCCACTTTTTCCTCCCTATAAGATTCATCCAATGTGATAATGGTCGTGAATTTGACAACTTTAAAAATCAAAATTTCTTTCTACAATATGGAATACTCTTACGTTTCTCCTGTCCTTATACCTCTCCTCAAAACGGCAAAGCCGAGCGCTCTTCGTACTCTTAATGACATCATTCGCACTCTGCTTATTCAATCTTCTATGCCGTCGATGTTCTGGGCAGGGGCACTCCACACGGCCACATATTTACTCAATATTCGTCCATCTAAAGTTAACCCACAAACTACTCCTTACTTATCTTTATTTCTCTCTCATCCAAATTACTCCGACGTTCGCGTCTTTGGTTGTCTTTGTTTTCCAAACTCCTACTCCACTTCTCCTAACAAACTTTCCCCACGCTCTATCCCGTGTGTCCATCTAGGTTTTTCTGACGAGCACAAGGGTTATCGTTGTCTAGATCTTGTTAGTGGTCGTGTTCATGTGTCTCGTCATGTAATACTTGCTGAAAACATTTTTCCCTCTTCTGAGCGTCAACAATTAGATTCCAACTCACTCGTGCCTTCCACTAGTCCCTCTCGTCGCAATCATCTTCCCTTCTTTCACCCGCCGACCAATCCAGCGAAACCAGCCGCAGTAGCAGATCCTACCGCCGCCCCTTCTGTCATCACCTCTGCCCTGGCAGAGAAAAACACATTACACTCTGACGCGGCAGACCTCCTGCAGCCGCAGTCTTCACCACCATCTCCCGCGTCCGCTTCCTCCCCTGTGCCGGACGCGTCCACCACATCTTCCACCACCCCTCCTGCTCATGCTATTCCCGTTCTAGCTCCTACTAACGATCATACCATGCACACACATGCCAAGTCTGGTTTTCGTTTACCTGCAAAAGGTCGTCTCAATCTTCATGCATCTTTATctccttcctctctacccaaATCTTACAAATCAGCTCTCCTAGATCCTAATTGGGCCGCAGCTATGAAAGATGAATATGATGGGATATTCCCTTTTGCTCCTAcgtgcatatgcacccattgtcgAAATACACATTTCGAAAAGTTAAAAAATTCGGAACAAAAATCCCGCGTGTATATCCGGACATTTTATGTCCGTTCACAAGGTTTCCGTGAAA
This sequence is a window from Aegilops tauschii subsp. strangulata cultivar AL8/78 chromosome 7, Aet v6.0, whole genome shotgun sequence. Protein-coding genes within it:
- the LOC109761504 gene encoding arabinogalactan protein 20; this encodes MAAWTSVGLVAVAVLVVGIAMPASAAVQPPAPAPSSDGTSIDQGIAYVLMLVALVLTYLIHPLDASSPYRLF
- the LOC109761495 gene encoding uncharacterized protein yields the protein MRVSTEIFNLVHYDGASAADLWAALHQLFQDNVDARANNLHTELQNTVQGDSPVSVYCQRLKAIADELRELGDPIDDHQLINVLLIGLSERFDKQTSFIPMMRPRLSFAEAAVVPHGARSCSAPGSTNCTIAAPGFINRTTTAARMAPIS